In the Williamwhitmania taraxaci genome, CAAAAAACATAACTGATATGGCTAACGGAAAAATTGGGGTAACTACCGAAAACATTTTCCCCATCATTAAGAAGTTTCTCTATTCCGATCACGAGATTTTCCTTCGTGAGGTAATCTCCAACGCGGTGGATGCCACCCAAAAGCTTAAGGCATTGGCCTCGGTCAATGAGTTTACCGGCGAGCTGGGCGATCTTACCATCCGCATTGCCCTAGACGAGACCGCGAAGACCATCACCATTTCCGATTCCGGTATAGGTATGACCGAGGAGGAGATTGAGAAGTATATTAACCAGATTGCTTTTTCGGGTGCCGAGGAGTTTATGGCCAAGTATAAGACCGATAATGGCATAATCGGACATTTTGGCTTAGGTTTCTACAGCGCGTTCATGGTATCGAAGAAAGTGGAAATTGTTACCCACTCGTTTAAGGAGGGTGCAACCGCACTTCGCTGGAGCTGCGATGGTAGCCCCGACTACACCATTGAGCCTGCCGAGCGTGAGGCTCGCGGTACCGATATCATCCTCCACATCGACGACGATAGTATCGAGTTTGCCGAAAAGACACGCATCGAAGGTCTTCTCAAGAAGTATTGCCGCTACCTCACCATTCCCATTGCTTTTGGTAAGGAACAGGATTGGAAAGACGGTAAGTATGAGGATACCGACAAGGATCAAATCATTAACAATCCCAACCCAATTTGGAGCCTCAAGCCTGCCGATCTTAAGGAAGAGGATTACATGGAGTTCTATCACGAGCTCTACCCTATGGCCGAGGATGCGCTCTTCAGTATTCACCTCAACGTGGATTACCCGTTCAACCTTACCGGTATTCTTTACTTCCCCAAGCTAAAGAACAACCTCGAGGTGCAGAAGAACCGTATTCAGCTTTACTGCCGTCAGGTTTACGTTACCGACAACGTGGAGGGAATTGTTCCCGAGTTCCTAACCCTGCTGCATGGGGTTATTGATTCGCCCGATATCCCATTGAACGTTTCGCGTAGCTACCTCCAAAGCGACAGCAACGTGAAGAAGATCTCGAGCCATATCACCAAGAAGGTGGCCGATAGGTTGCAGGAGATATTCAAGAACGATCGCCCTCAGTTTGAACAGAAGTGGGACGATCTTAAGATATTTATGGAGTATGGTATGCTCAGCGACGAGAAATTCTACGAGCGTGCCGAGAAGTTTTTCCTCTTCAAAAACACCGATGGCAAGTATTTCACCATCGAGGAGTATGCCACGCTCATTAAGCCTACCCAAGAGGATAAGAATAAGAAGTTGGTTTATCTCTATACCACCAACCGCGAGCAGCAGTTTACCTACATCGAAAAGGCTCAAAACAAGGGCTACGATGTGCTGATGATGGATGGCCAGCTCGATGCTCACTTTGTGAACCAAATGGAGAGCAAGCTACCGGATGCCCGCTTTGTGCGCGTCGATTCCGACGTGGTAGAACGCCTTATTCCTAAAGAAGATTTAGCCGAGACTAAGCTGACCAAAGAACAGCAAGAGGAGTTACGTCCGGTATTCGTATGCCACGCACCCGAGAAGACAAACTTCACCGTGATGTTCGAGAACCTTTCGGAGACCGATGCTCCCGTTCTTATTACTCAGAGTGAGTTTATGCGCCGGATGAAGGATATGGCCCAGATGGGTGGCGGTGGAATGAATTTCTACGGCGAATTGCCCGATAGCTACAACCTAGTGGTAAATGCTAACCATCCGTTGGTGCTAAAGGTAATTGGTGAAACCGAAACTGCCATGAAGGCCGATCTCGATAAGGTAAACGGCGAGATTGCACCGGTTGAAGCTTCGCTGAATGAGGTTAAGGATGCGCAAAAGTCTCTAAAGCCCGACGATATCTCTCAAGCCGATAAGGACAAGGTTGCCGAAATTGAGAAGCAGCTTAGCACCCTTAAGGATAAGAAAACGGCAATGCTTTCGGCATTTGGCAAGAAAAACCAGCTCGCTAAGCAAATTGTGGATCTTGCACTGCTTGCCAACAATATGCTCAACGGTGAAGCCTTGGCTAAGTTTGTTAAGCGCAGCGTGGAGATGATAAAGAAGTAACTTTTCACTATTGCTTGATTATAATAAGAAAGGAGCCGCTGAGGCTCCTTTCTTTGTTTTATCGATTTCTCTTTCCATGCAATTTCGGGTGGCTATTATTATATTAATTGGACTGTCGGTAATACGGCACCTGCTACCGCTCTTTAGCTGACAACATTCCTTTCTTCCACCGTTATTCGTGCTTGTGATCTAGTGAAAAAGTCCCTCCTTTTAATAGATATCTAGTGCCGTTTTTAATTGTGGGGGTAATGGTAGGCATTTTTCAACAAGCGCGCCTGCGTTTTGGCATTTGTTACTTCGCATCTGATTGTTAATTTGTGTTTAAGTGGTGCAATGTTTTTTATTTAATAGAATAGATCGTATGGCTTTTTCATAAATTTGTAAATGTCACCAAACTATTCAAGCAATGAATTATTTACTGCGACTTACCAAGAATACAAAGAGTGGGCGATTTTCTTACCTACTTGAAAATCGGAAGTTAATTGCTCAATTTATTTTAGCGGTCCTCTTTGTTGGCGTTGGGGTCTGGTTTTTTAAGCATGAGCGGTCGGAACTCGGCGAAGTGCGCAATGTGCTGGGTGCCTCAAAATGGCAATACCTTTCGCTTGGGGTGTTTCTTACCGCCGTATATATAACCTTACAAGGGTTGATGTATAAGTTTGCTTTTGCATCGCTTCGCGATCGCGTGTTGCTCTCATCTACGATCTTGCTTTTTCTGAAGCGCAATTTTATCAGCATTTTTATACCAGCAGGAGGCGTTGCTTCGCTGGCATTCTTTTCGGGCGATATTGAAAAGAGAGGCGTAGCAAAATCAAAAATACATTTCGCTTCATCGATCTATGCGTTTGTTGGCATTCTTTCCATTGTATTGGTAGCAATTCCAATTTTCACCTACGCAATGATTGATGGGTTGGCGGGTTCCGGTGAATGGTTTGCGTTGGCTGCTATGATAATACTTATTTCCACTCTCTACCTATCCTATCGTTCGATAACAAGAAAGGGCTACATATACCGTATTCTTACTCGGTTCTTTCCGACCATTGAAGTCTTTCTCGACGACTTAATTAGCCATACAATAGAAAGCAAATACATTATGGTTACCATTTTAATGTCAATCCTTATTGATGTTACCGGTATTGCCCACCTGTATATTGCGATGCTTGCCTTGGGTTTGCCTACATCGCTCATTGTTGCTATGCTGGTATATCTCACTGCCGTTATTTCATTGTCGGTATCGCCATTCATGAGAGGGTTAGGGGCTGTTGAGGTTTCAATGACCTATATTCTGACGCGATTTGGATTCTCCAGCATCGATGCAGTTGCCCTTACGTTCCTATACCGATTTTTTGAATTCTGGCTGCCGCTATTTCTGGGTGCTTTAAGTTTTTTGCTCAGGATCAATAAGCTTTTGATGCGGATTATTCCGGCTGTTCTTTTGTTTGCCCTTGGTATTATCAACATAATATCGGTGCTCACACCTGCTATTGCCGATAGGATGCAACACCTTCAGAATTTCCTTCCGATAGAAGCCATAACGGTCTCCAACTATTTTGTGCTATTGGCTGGAATCTTTATGTTGCTAACGGCAGCGTTTCTCTTTAGAGGTCTGCGTTCGGCATGGTGGCTTGCGCTATTTCTGGGTATAATTTCGTGCGTTGGGCACTTAACAAAGGCCATTGACTACGAAGAATCGATAGTGGCACTACTTGTGGTTTTGATACTGTTGTACTCCAGAAAGGAATACTACGTAAAGAATAACCCTCAGCTGCGCAACGTTGGAATTATGACCGCTGTATTTTCGATGGTTGCCGTTATGATTTATGGCACGGTTGGTTTTTACTACTTGGATAAGAACCACTTCAATATTGACTTTAACTTACTGCAAAGCGTAAGATACACCATTCAGAACTTCTTCTTGGTGGGGAGTTCCGACTTGGTGCCCAATAACCCTTTTGCTAAACACTTTCTTCTTTCAATTAATGTGAGTGGCTTTATATCGCTCTCATTCTTCTTCTACACCTTAGTAAAACCGTATGTGTTTAAAGATATTTTTGAACCGGATGGGATAGAAAGAGCAAAGCAGCTGGTTTTTAAATATGGCAGTTCGAGCCTCGATTACTTTAAAACCTACAACGATAAGGTAATTTTTGAGCTGGAGGGGTTAAATGCTTTTATTGCCTATAGAGTATCGGGAAAGTATGCCGTTGTGCTGGAAAATCCGGTTGCCGAAAATATTGAACAGTTTGGGTTATGTATCTCCATGTTCGATAAGTATTGCTACGAAAATGGTTTAAAGAGTCTTTACTACCGGGTTTCCGAAGAGAATCTTTCGGTATATCGAGTGATGAAGAAAAAAGCACTATTCCTTGGGCAGGAAGGGATTGTCGATTTGCATACGTTTACCTTGGAAGGTAGAAGCCAAAAGGCATTGCGCAATGCCATAAACAAGGTTCTCGACAGGGGGTATAAATCTACCATTCACACGGCTCCGCTCAAAGATGGATTACTTCAGCGGCTGCAAGCCGTTTCGGACGAATGGCTGAAGGATAACGATAGGACGGAAATTGTATTCTCGCAGGGTATGTTCAGTTGGAGTGAGCTGAAGCAGCAAACGGTTATTACGGTGGAAGGCCCGGAGGAGAAGGTTGTGGCTTTTCTCAACATTATTCCTGATTATGCCGCAAATGAGGCTACCTACGATCTTATTCGCAAAACTGCTGATGCACCGGGTGGGGTAATCGATTATCTAATGGTAGAGCTATTTAACCATATCAAAAGCCAAAATATCCAATTCTTAAATCTGGGGTTTGCCCCCATGAGCGGAATTGATAGCCCCCAAAACCTAACGGAGCAATCAATGAAATTTGCCTATCAGAAGATTAAGTCATTTGCGCACTACAAAGGGTTGAGGGAGTATAAAGAAAAATTCTCACCAATTTGGACCAACAAATACTTGGTTTACGATCACGATTTTGATTTGCTGCAAGCACCCCTAGCGTTAGCAAAAGTCATTAAACCTTAAACCAAATAGCCATGAACAAAATATTCTTAACTGTAGCCTTCATTTTCGTAGGGTTTAATGGATTTAGTGCTAGCCAACCCGAAACTGTTGCCTTTGGCTCTTTTGGAAAGGTAAGAATCTATCGACCCGAGGGAACGCCATCGTCGGTTGTGATTTTTGTATCGGGTGATGGCGGTTGGAACGATGGCGTTGTAGATATGGCTAAGCATATTGTGAAACAGGGTGCCATTGTTGCCGGAATCGATATTAAGCGCTACTTGAAGGGGCTGGCAGCTCACTCATCTAAGTGCTACTATCCATCGGGCGATGTGGAGCAGTTGAGCATGATGGTTCAAAAGAAGTATAAGCTTAAGCAGTATTACAAACCAATCCTAGTTGGTTACTCGGCCGGAGCAACAATGGTATATGGAATGCTTGCGCAGGCACCTGCAAATACCTTTAAAGGAGCCATCGTATTTGGATTTAGTCCCGATTTGGATATTAATAAACCCCTGTGTGCCGGGTCGGGCTTACAACAACACCCGCTTACCGAAGGTAAAACCTATTTGTTGGAGGCATCGGCTACCTTAAGCGCTCCATTTATTCTATTTCATGGTTCAAAGGATAAGATTTGCCCTTACTCCATTGCCCATCGGTTTATGAAAGATATCCCCTCTGGACAGCTGATTGAGCTGCCGCAAGTAGGCCATGATTTTTCTGTTACCGAAAGTTGGGTCCCTCAGTTTGTTGAAGTGTTTGGCAAGGTTGTGCATGCACCTTCGTTTGCCGAACAAAAAAATTCACAGAATGCATTGCTGCAGTCGCAGCATTTAACCCCTTTACCTGCCGATTTGCCGCTGACTTTAATCCCCACCGCGAAGAAGGATTCGTTGCCAATGGTATTTCTAATCTCCGGCGATGGGGGATGGACCAGCTTCGACCATTCGCTGGGCGAGGCATTTGCCGAAAAGGGTATGCCGGTAGTGGGGCTCGATGCCCAAAAGTATTTTTGGAATGCAAAAACGCCGGAGGAGGCTACCCTTGAGCTGTCTAAAGCAATTCGGCACTATATGGAGCAGTGGCGCTGTAAGCAATTCATACTTGCCGGTTATTCCTTTGGTGCGTGTGTGGTGCCGTTTATTGCAAATAGGTTGCCGTTGAATATGAAACAGCAAATGGAGGGCGTTTATTGCTTTTCGCCCAGCGAGACAGCCGATTTTGAAATTCATATAAGCGATATGCTCGACTTAAGTAGTTCGGACAATTCTTACAGCGTAGTGGAGGAGACAAAGAAGTTAAATGGCCTTCACCCGGTGTGCTTTTTTGGGTCCGAGGAGGAGCCCGATGTTCGCCATCCGTTTGAAGTGGCCGGAGCCAAGGTGATTACCTTGCCCGGCAACCATCACTACAACAATAACACCGCCCGCCTTGCCGATGAAGTTGTAAAGGCGATCATCGCATTAGGCAGGAGGTAATCTCTGATAACATCATATACAAAGAGGTGATTTCTCTATTGCTTGATTATACGAATAAAGGAAAAGGAGCAGATAGGCTCCTTTCTTATTTGTAGTATGGTATTTGGGAAATGGATTATTGAGTTAGTTTAGCCTTTTCAGAGAATCTAACCGGTTTAGGTCTTTTAGCCTGCTCAGGCTATCGAGTGAATTGAGGCTATTCAAGTCTTGGAACTTGTTCATGTCGTTCAACGAATTCAAACTGTCTAAGTCTTGGAGTTTGTTTAAACCGTTCAGTGAATTTAAGCTGTCCAGCCCTCGCAACTTATTCATCTTGTTTAGCGATTTTAGGCTGTCCGAAGTTTCAATAATGAATGGAGAAGGAGTTGCATGTATGTCTTGCGATTTAACTCCTGCCAGCAGGCACAATAGTAGAACAAGATAGTAAGGTTTCATAAGTGGATTGTGTGTATTTATTTGGCAATCTGAATCGTAAATATAATTTAATTTTTGCATTATATAGAAGTTATTCTTTTCGCACCTATGAGCGCCGCCCTAGCTAAGTTTGTTAAGCGCAGCGTGGAGATGATAAAGAAGTAACTTTTCACTATTGCTTGATTATAATAGGAAAGGAGCCGCTGAGGCTCCTTTTCTTACAATTTGAGTTTTGTTGTTTACGCTTTAAAAGGCTAATCCATCTTAACATTTCCGGTTCGCTTAAGCACGCCCCAGCTGGCCAACTCGCCTTTCATGGCTTTTAGGTATGCCTTAATGAGAACTACGAAAAGTATCTGTCGGTAAACAAACCGCTGGATAAACATCATATAGGCCTCTTTGAATCCGAATTTCTGGTTGTCGTACCGGTAGGCTACAACCGAAATGAGCAGCTCTACCAAGTAGAATGCCACGTAAGATATAATAAATATGTAGGCATGGTCGCTAAATAGCCCGAAGAGGAAAACAACATCCACAATGGGGGAGAATACTGGGATTATAAAGCCAAAGATTAACAGGTTCGGAAGTAGTATCCATCCCATGTTTCGGATCTTATTGCTAAAGAGCAAATCGCGATGCTTCCAGAACGATTGCATCATTCCAAACGACCAACGGAACCGCTGCTTAATAAACATCGATAGCGTTTCGGGTGCTTCGGTTAGCGATATGGCTTTGTTGCAGCTGCGCACGGTGTAGCCTTCGCGAAGAATGCGCACGGTAAGGTCGCAATCTTCGGCCAGGGTATCCATATTGAATCCGCCAATCTCTTCCATTACCGAGCGACGGAATGCACCAATTGCTCCGGGGACAACGAGTATCGCGTTTACGTAATCGAAAGCCATGCGCTCGAAGTTCTGGCTTGTGGTGTACTCAATCTTTTGCCAGTTGGAGAGCAAGTTTACCGGATTCCCAACCCTTACGTTGCCGGCCACTGCTGCCACATCTTCGTCGGCAAAGAATGGAATCATTAGCGCTATGGCATCGGGGAGTAGAATGGTATCGGCATCGATGCACACCAAAATATCGCTGGATGTTTGTTGAATGGCAAAGTTAAGCGCCGATGCTTTTCCTCCGTTTGGTTTGGTGAGCACCCTCACCTTCGGATGATTTCCGTAGGCCTCGTTTACAACCGAATAGGTAGCATCTTTGGAACCATCGTCTACAAACAGAATTTCGAAGTTAGTGTAGGTGCTTTTCAGTAGGTTGTCGATGGTTCTAGTTGAATTAACCTCTTCGTTGAAGGCCGGCACTATGATGGTTACGCTCGGCTCAAAGCCATTGGGCGCTTTGGTTGGATTCCTTTTTTCCTTCTGGTGACTCTTGAATGCCATCGCCAGCAACCAAAGCAACCTAATAATTCCGAGGGATATTGCAATAAAGAAAAAGCCTCGCAAAAAGTGTTGCCAAATATAGGTAGCAAAGAAGAAAACCTCGTTTACCATTTCTGCATATTCCAAATCTCCTTTAACTTCGGGCATCACCTGATCGCGCGATCGGCCCATCAGCTCCGAAACGGTTTCAAACTGATAGCCTTGATTACGGAAGTATTCAATAATGCGAGGGAGAGCAACAATGGTTTGGGCGCGTTCGCCGCCTGAATCGTGGAGCAGAAGTATGTTTCCCATCTTTTGATTGGCAATAGCTCTGGCAACAATGGTGTCTGCCGTTACACCCACCTCCCAATCGTTGGGATCGATGGAGGATGCTACCGTAATATAACCCTCTTCCCGGGCAATTGAGAGCGGCTTTATTTGAAGAAGGCTATGCGGCTCCGCATCGGTATTGTAGGGAGGTCGGAAAAGTAGGGTGGTGTGGCCCAAAATACTTTCGATAAGCAGGCGTGTCGTTCGCAGCTCAATCCGCTCCCTTTCATCGCCGGTAAGCTCAAGGTTTGGGTGTAAGAAGGTGTGATTCCCTATTTCGTGCCCCTCTTCGTATTCCCTATTTAGCAGGGGAATATTGTTTTCGATGTTAAGGCCGGTAACAAAGAAGGTGGCATGAATATTATTTTGCTTAAGGATGTCGAGAATATCCGAAGTGTAATTCGCATCGGGACCATCGTCGAAGGTTAAAGCAATTTTCCTAGGCTGATATCCTCCGTAGCGGTTAATAAGGTAGGAGGAGGGGAGCTTTTGATAAACTTGGTTGGAGATAAAATACTCAGCGCTGTCGATATCGAGGGTTACTATTCCATTTTCCGGTTTGCTAATAACCTCCATTAGCTCACCCTGCCCATCGTAATCGATGGAGTAGTTCGACTTAATCTGGAGTAGCTGTTTAAAGTCAAATGGTCTCTTTTTTAACCCTTCTACAGACAAGTCTCTGTTGAAGAAGTTCCACATGCGAGAATCTTCACAACCCAAATACCAAATAGCAACTCCGGCAGTTCCGTAATCGGCAGCCGTTCGCATGGTATTGAAAATATTGGTAGCATCGTTGCAATGCGCCTCGCACTGTCGGTTGTTTTCATCGATATAGGTGAAGTACAAGTCGCTATTTTCCGAGTCGTAGCTTACCGGCACGTTATTTTCGTTGGCAAGCGATATAAACTCTTCGTAGGTTAGATCCTCGGCAAGCTCGCCTGGTTTCCACCCATAGCCGTAAGCACCGCAGCACACCACAAACTTTGCGGAGGATACATCGCTCATAACCTCATCGAGCGACTCTTCTACAAATCCAACGGATGAGATGCCTCCGGGCTTTCCATCGGCGTTGTGCTCATCGTACGACATCACAAAAATGAAGTCATACGATCGCTCTATTTGTGCAATATTCAGGTTGCATACGGCCGGATTAATATCTATCGTAACCAGGTAGTTCTCTTTACTCAGCTCGGCATTCAACTCCTTCGAAAATACGTTAAAATATGGGTTTGCCGCTTCAGGCAGGTTCTCAAAGTCGATGTTGATACCTTGAAACTCATAATCATCGAGTATCGTTTTTATGGAGTTGATAAGCGTAGCCCGGCTCTCTTTATTCTTGAGCATAATCAAGGTTGAATCGGCATTCCATCGACCCTTATAGTTGTTGCTGAGCAGGGGAACTATGGCAACTTTGTTTTGCTTGAGCAGGGTTACAATACTCTTATCAATTTTTATGTCGAGGTTGCCCTTGGAATCCATGAGAAAAAGCCACTCGGGGATTACCATATTCAACCTTTTGGCATTGATCTTTAACGATGCAGCCGAGCTCTTGTCCCAGTTGACATAAAAGCCTGCCCTTACCGGATAGTAACTCTTCACATCCGAAGGGAGAGCTGCTTGCTTGTAGAAGTTTCTACTCTTCTCCTTGCGCACTTTTTTAAGGTGCTTAACAAAGGCTATCAACTCCTTCTCCGAAATCTTCTCCTTCTTTGGGTTATTGTTGATGTTTCGTATGCGCTTTTCACCCATCAGCAGCTCCTTGGTGTTGAATTCGTTGCTGTGCAAAAGTCCAAAAATGGTGGAGACGATCCCTATTAGGAATAGAACAAGGACAATTCTTAGTCCCCACTTGAATCGATTCCACCGGGTGGGTGATTGACTTTGGAATACTTGTCTGCTCATAGAACGTTATTTGTTAAGGTAGCCAGAAGTTGCCGCTTAAAGCAATAAGCGACAGCATCTGGATGGTATTATCATAATACTTGTAATCGTTTACCTCCAGCTGATCGATATAATCCCAGCAATCGTTTAACCACTCCTGATTCTCGCTGTTGAGCATTGAGCCGACGGCCATTGGGCAAACGAAAGAAGGAACAGTGAAGTTGCAATGTGGAATTGCATGCCCGTTGAGGTAGAAACCTGTTGTGAGCTTATCGATGCTGTTGTGGGTCTTTGTTTGCACCCATCCGGTCAACGGATTTAGCAGCTGCTGAGCACGAGTATCGCCATTGATAAGGTAATCGAGCCCCACTCTAAATGGAATTCTGCAAGCATTATAGTAGTATGCTCCATCGTTAGGTGATTCCAGATAGTTGGGCTTCGCAGGAATATACTTATTGTTTTTATAAGTTATGAAGTCCGGCAGCAACCCCACCTTGGGGCTATATTTTGACTGTATTGCGGCAAATATTTGGTAGGTTTTGTTTACCACCAAGTTCCATTCTGGCGATGGGTAATACTTGTTGAACACCTTCAGATGGGTGGGCATAAAGTCGGAGGTTCGAATGTCGAAGAAGTCCGAATCGCCGGGATCGTTGGCATCGCTCAGCAATACCGTATGCTTTTGTTTGTTTATTTCATGGTCGAGAATGGCCTTGGCACGCTTAACTCCTTCCTCTTTGTAGTTTATGGCACCGCTACTGCCCCATTGAGCATCGGCAAGAAAGAGCGAAAGGGTAATGTCTAGATCACCATCTGTAGCCGAAGTGTTGTTGTATTCATCTTGCGTTTTGTGCTCAGTGGTAATACACCCTTTGGAAATACTCCACGACATTAGATCTTTGCTTTTGGCGGTGGGATGAGCTGCTACAAACCTATACATTCCATCGTAAATAGTTTGGGCATCCTTGTCGTAACCAGCCATTAGGGGCACGATTACCATTCCAAACCCTTGGCCTTCCGAAACGCAGATAGTTGGAATATTGTCTTTCATATCACCTTCATCGGTATAGACGTAGTATTGGTCGGACGCGCTGCAATCATTCTTTACGTAGTTCTTCTTCCAAAAATCATAGAACTTAGTTACCGCGTTATCCATCTTTGCTTGCTTAATATGCTTTGGCTTTATTGAGCTCTTGGCGTATTGGGTATGGTTTGGGAATGGATGGGTTACTGTTTGGCAATTTGAAACGCTGTGCAGCATAACAGAGAAAACGAGTAATATTATTCTAAGCATAATACTTTTACTAAAAAGAGTATTTATAATTAAGCCTTTACCAAGATGGATGAGAAACAATCCAAGTTGATTTTTGACGCTCAAAAGTAGATACAATTTATCGCAGGAATTTATTAGTTCGATGACAACACCTCTGTTTTTAGATAATTTAACGGTAGAGGTGATGTGTTGGGGGCGATTTGGCAACTCTACGAAATAAGGCTGATTGATTTAATTACTTTCACCCTTGTTGATGGTCTGTATTCTGGTCGAGACTAAGCGCATAAAAACACCCCGTCCTCTTCTCAGTTGTTTGGTTTTACCACTATTTGGATTAGATAACTCCAATTTTCGATCAAATACTTTTTTGTCCATCCGGTTACTTCGTTGTAGTAATTGGTGAAGTGCAGGCAGGTGTTTGGCCTTCGGATGTGATGTATCATAATAATACTAAAGGTGTGAGGATGCTTTAAGAAGTCTCAATCAATTTTAGTTCGACATTCTTATGTTTGTTAGAATTGAAATCCAAACATTTAGCATAAACATGACAGAAAAATGAAAATATATCGCTTACGATATAAAAATTGTTTCTATATTTGTGTCGTAAACGATACAATATAAAACGATAGAATATATGAACACAATTTATCAGACCAAAGCAGTGGCCACCGGTGGAAGAGATGGCAAAGTAGTTAGCGAAGACGGCGTTTTGAACCTCGATGTTCGTGTGCCAAAGTCGATGGGTGGCGCAGGGGGCGCTTATACAAACCCCGAGCAGCTCTTTGCTGCCGGTTATGCCGCCTGTTTCGATAGCGCGCTAAACCATATTGCCCGCCTCGAGCGCAAAAAGATTCAATCGAAGGTTACGGCTACGGTTGGTTTGCAAATGGAGGAGGCTACGGGGTTCAATATCATAGTAACTATGGACGTGGAGATTACTGGCGTGGAAAAGAGTGTGGCGCAAGAGTTGCTCGCAAAGGCTCACGCTACCTGTCCATACTCCAAAGCTATTCGCAACAACGTGGAGGTTACCCTAAATTTAGTTGAAGCATAATTCTACCTATCATGAGCAGTAAATTTTACAGTTTTTCGGCTAAAACTCTTCAAGGAAGAGAGATTAGCATGGACACCTACAAAGGTAAAATGGTGTTGGTAGTAAATACCGCCAGCAAGTGTGGGTTTACGCCCCAGCTCGAAGGGTTGGAGAAACTCAACCAGCAGTATAAAGATAAAGGGTTGGTAATTCTCGGATTTCCATGCAACCAGTTTGGTAACCAAGAGCCGGGCGATGAAAAATCGATTGCCGAAGGGTGTGTTATCAACTATGGCGTTACATTCCAAATGTTTTCGAAGGTGGATGTAAACGGCATC is a window encoding:
- a CDS encoding organic hydroperoxide resistance protein, with translation MNTIYQTKAVATGGRDGKVVSEDGVLNLDVRVPKSMGGAGGAYTNPEQLFAAGYAACFDSALNHIARLERKKIQSKVTATVGLQMEEATGFNIIVTMDVEITGVEKSVAQELLAKAHATCPYSKAIRNNVEVTLNLVEA
- a CDS encoding glutathione peroxidase, producing the protein MSSKFYSFSAKTLQGREISMDTYKGKMVLVVNTASKCGFTPQLEGLEKLNQQYKDKGLVILGFPCNQFGNQEPGDEKSIAEGCVINYGVTFQMFSKVDVNGIDAHPIFKYLKSELGGWFGSKVKWNFTKFLLDANGKPVKRFAPMTKPEKIGIYLEKMLG
- a CDS encoding glycosyltransferase; translated protein: MSRQVFQSQSPTRWNRFKWGLRIVLVLFLIGIVSTIFGLLHSNEFNTKELLMGEKRIRNINNNPKKEKISEKELIAFVKHLKKVRKEKSRNFYKQAALPSDVKSYYPVRAGFYVNWDKSSAASLKINAKRLNMVIPEWLFLMDSKGNLDIKIDKSIVTLLKQNKVAIVPLLSNNYKGRWNADSTLIMLKNKESRATLINSIKTILDDYEFQGINIDFENLPEAANPYFNVFSKELNAELSKENYLVTIDINPAVCNLNIAQIERSYDFIFVMSYDEHNADGKPGGISSVGFVEESLDEVMSDVSSAKFVVCCGAYGYGWKPGELAEDLTYEEFISLANENNVPVSYDSENSDLYFTYIDENNRQCEAHCNDATNIFNTMRTAADYGTAGVAIWYLGCEDSRMWNFFNRDLSVEGLKKRPFDFKQLLQIKSNYSIDYDGQGELMEVISKPENGIVTLDIDSAEYFISNQVYQKLPSSYLINRYGGYQPRKIALTFDDGPDANYTSDILDILKQNNIHATFFVTGLNIENNIPLLNREYEEGHEIGNHTFLHPNLELTGDERERIELRTTRLLIESILGHTTLLFRPPYNTDAEPHSLLQIKPLSIAREEGYITVASSIDPNDWEVGVTADTIVARAIANQKMGNILLLHDSGGERAQTIVALPRIIEYFRNQGYQFETVSELMGRSRDQVMPEVKGDLEYAEMVNEVFFFATYIWQHFLRGFFFIAISLGIIRLLWLLAMAFKSHQKEKRNPTKAPNGFEPSVTIIVPAFNEEVNSTRTIDNLLKSTYTNFEILFVDDGSKDATYSVVNEAYGNHPKVRVLTKPNGGKASALNFAIQQTSSDILVCIDADTILLPDAIALMIPFFADEDVAAVAGNVRVGNPVNLLSNWQKIEYTTSQNFERMAFDYVNAILVVPGAIGAFRRSVMEEIGGFNMDTLAEDCDLTVRILREGYTVRSCNKAISLTEAPETLSMFIKQRFRWSFGMMQSFWKHRDLLFSNKIRNMGWILLPNLLIFGFIIPVFSPIVDVVFLFGLFSDHAYIFIISYVAFYLVELLISVVAYRYDNQKFGFKEAYMMFIQRFVYRQILFVVLIKAYLKAMKGELASWGVLKRTGNVKMD
- a CDS encoding glycosyl hydrolase family 8, with translation MLRIILLVFSVMLHSVSNCQTVTHPFPNHTQYAKSSIKPKHIKQAKMDNAVTKFYDFWKKNYVKNDCSASDQYYVYTDEGDMKDNIPTICVSEGQGFGMVIVPLMAGYDKDAQTIYDGMYRFVAAHPTAKSKDLMSWSISKGCITTEHKTQDEYNNTSATDGDLDITLSLFLADAQWGSSGAINYKEEGVKRAKAILDHEINKQKHTVLLSDANDPGDSDFFDIRTSDFMPTHLKVFNKYYPSPEWNLVVNKTYQIFAAIQSKYSPKVGLLPDFITYKNNKYIPAKPNYLESPNDGAYYYNACRIPFRVGLDYLINGDTRAQQLLNPLTGWVQTKTHNSIDKLTTGFYLNGHAIPHCNFTVPSFVCPMAVGSMLNSENQEWLNDCWDYIDQLEVNDYKYYDNTIQMLSLIALSGNFWLP